GGCCGAGCTGCCGTTCGGCGGGATCAAGCGGTCCGGGTTCGGCCGCGAGCTCGGCCGGTTCGGCATCGAGGAGTTCGTGAACCGCAAGCTGGTGCGCACGGTCGCCTGACGGGATCGGTCCCAGGGCTCGGTCCCAGGGCTCGGTCCCGGGGCGCTGTCCCCGGGCCTTGCCCCGACTTCCTAGAGTGGCGACTCCTGCTCCCCACCCTCTCGAGGCCCCATGCGCCGCGTCTTCGCCGCCCTGTCCGTCACCGCCGTGCTCTCCCTGACCGCCTGCGGGGGGTCCGGCGGCGACGACGAGGCCGCTGCGCCCGCCGACGCGATCGCCGGGGTGAGCGTCACCGGCGACTTCGGGGAGTCGCCCGAGATCGACGTCACCGACCTCGAGGTCGACGAGGCCGTCGACGCCGTGGTGATCGAGGGCGACGGCGCCGAGGTGACGGACGACAGCACGCTGCGCTACCGCTTCCGGATCGTCTACGCGAGCGACGGGGAGGAGGTGTCGAGCAACTACACCGCCGACAGCCCCACGCCCCTGGAGGTCGCGGCCCAGCCCGCCGTGCTGGTCGACGCCCTCGTCGGCACCACCCTCGGCAGCCGCGTCGTGCTCGCCCTCTCCGTGGACGACCTGCTCAGCGACGAGGAGGCGGAGCAGGTGGGGCTGCGCACGGACGACGACCTGGTGATGGTGCTGGACCTCGTCTCGGAGGTGGCGCCCCCGCTGGAGGGCCCGGACGGTGAGGCCGTCTCCCCGCCGGCCGACGCCCCGAACGTCGTCGAGGACGACGGGGTCGTCACCGGCATCGGGTTCGACTCGGCGCCGAAGAAGGCGTCCGGGGAGCTTGAGGTGACCACCCTGGTCGAGGGCTCCGGCGAGCCGGTCGCCGAGGGCGACAGCGTGACCGTGGACTACCTCGGCGTCGTCTACGGCGGCGACGAGCCCTTCGACGAGTCCTACTCCCGCGAGCCGGCCACCTTCACGCTGGCCAAGGGCAGCCTCATCGACGGCTGGGTCGAGGGGCTCGACGGGGTCACGGTCGGGAGCCGGGTGCTGCTCGAGATCCCCGCCGAGCAGGGGTACGGCGCGCAGGGGTCGGGCAACATCCCCGGCGGCGCGACCCTGGTGTTCGTGATCGACGTCCTGGCCGCGGGCGCCTAGGCCGAGGGGGGCTCAGTCGCCCCGCTTGAGCACCGCGAAGGAGCCGAGCGAGATCTGCAGGTCGAACCACCGGCGCCGCAACCGCCAGGCGCCTTCGACCAGCACCCAGGTGTCGTCGTACTCACCGAGGCACTCGAAGAACTGTCCCTCCTGGGACCCGGCGCCGACGTGGTGCACCCGCGCGTAGGCGCGCACCCGGGCCTCGAGGCCGTCGCTGCCGAGCGCGACGCGGTGGTTGCCGAGCAGGTGCTGGGTGGGACCGACGCCGTCGAGGTGGTCGCGGACCTGCTCCACGACCCGCGCGGCTCCGGTGACGCCGTACCCCTCGCAGTCGGGGGTCAGTGCGGCCTCGAGGGCGGCCCAGTCCTTGCGGTCCAGGGTCGAGGCGAGCTCGGCCATCGCCTCGACGACCTGCTCGCGCGCCGAGGGGGGCCGGTGGGTGCTCACCGCCCGGACTGTAGCCGCGCTCAGGCGCTGGGGCGCGCCATCCGCACCATCGTGTCGGCCACGAAGTACTCGTCGGCGTAGCCGGCGCGCATCACCGGTTGGGCGACGCGGGTGTCGAAGCGGCCGTCGCCGGTGATCAGCGCCGGGTCGACGTGCACGCCCACGACCTCGCCGACGACCAGCCACTGGTCGACCTCGACGCCGTGCCGGTCGCGGAGGCGCGTCGAGTGCACCACCGCGCACTCCAGCGAGGCCGGGCTGTCGGCCACCCGAGGCGCGCCGATCATGCGGCCCGGCAGCAGCTCGAGGCCGGCCACCTCGGCCTCGTTCTCGCCCCGTGCCAGGGGGCGGGAGGTGGTGTTCATCTGCTCGGCCAGCGCCAGGGTGGCCAGGTTCCAGCAGAACTCGCCGGACTCCAGCGCCAGGCTCGCGGTGTCCTTCATCCCGGTGCTGGAGAACATCACCATCGGCGGCCGGTCGCCGACCGCGTTGAAGAAGCTGTACGGCGCCAGGTTCGTCGTGCCGTCCGCGGTGCGGGTGCTGATCCAGCCGATCGGCCGTGGGGCGACGATCGCCTTGAACGGGTCATGGGGGAACAGCGTGCGGTCGCGGTCGGCCGGCTCGTAGAACACCATGCGGTCCATTGCACCAGCAGGGCCCCGGCTCACCGCCCGGGTGGTCGCGGCCGGCTGGGGGTGCTGCCTGCCAGGCTGTACGTCGTGGACGTGAGATGGCTGCCCGCGGCCGGGGTCGTGGCGGTGCTGCTGAGCTCCTGCGTGAGTGGTGGGAGCGTCGGCGCCGGGTCGGTGGTGCAGGTCCAGGAGCCCGCAGCCGCTGCGCCCGCACCCGGCCCGTCGGGCCGCGAGACCGGAGAGGTGGTGCGCATCGTCGACGGTGACACGCTCTACCTGCGCGGCGACGGCGACCTGCTCGACCCGTCCGGCACAGCGGTGCGGCTGCTCCAGGTCGACACCCCCGAGACCGTCGCGCCCGGCATGCCGGTGGAGTGCTGGGGTCCGGAGGCCTCCGCCGCGCTGGCCGAGCTGGCGCCGCCGGGGTCGACGGTCACCGTCGAGGCCGACCGCGAGCTGCTGGACCGCTACGGCCGCACGCTCCTCTATGTCTACGACGCGGACGGCGCCATGGTGAACCTCGAGCTGGTCCGCGCCGGGCACGGCACCGCGGTGCTCTACCCGCCCAACGACCGCCACATCGAGCGGATGCGCGCCGCCGAGGAGTCCGCCCGCGACGCCGGGCGCGGTCTCTGGTCGGCCTGCTGACCCAAGCAGCCCCGGCCCCCGCCCTCGGACCGAGTCGGGCCTCGACGGGTGGCGGCAGGTCATGGGGGGCAGACTCACCTTCGTGAGTGACCTCCTCTGGCCCGGTGACGAGCGCGCCGGCGCCACCGACGCCCCCGCCGAAGAGACCCTGGCCCAACCGCGCTGCGCCGAGGGCCCCGCCACCGGAAGGACCCCATGAAGTCCCGCGCCCCCGTCACCGCCGTCCGCCTGGGCGGGCGCCCCGAGCTGCCGCTGCTGGTGCTCGGCCCCGCGCTCGGTACCACCGCGCAGACCCTGTGGACCGAGGCCGCCCAGCACCTCACCGAGCACTTCCAGGTGGTCGCGTGGGACCTGCCCGGGCACGGCACGAACCGCTCGCCGGTCGAGAACCCCTTCACCATGTCCGAGCTCGCCGCCGGCGTCCTCGACGTCGTAGGCACGATCGGCACCGCCCTGCAGGCGCCGACGTTCCACTACGCCGGCGACTCGGTCGGCGGTGCCGTCGGCCTCCAGCTGCTCCTCGACGCGCCCGACCGGGTGGAGTCCGCGACCCTGCTCTGCACCGGTGCCGCGATCGGCACCCCCGAGTCGTGGGCCGAGCGGATCGAGACGGTCCGGGCCTCCGGCACCGCCTCGCTCGTCGCGGCCTCGGCGTCGCGCTGGTTCGGCCAGGGCTTCCTCGACCGCGCCCCCGAGGCCGGCTCGGCGCTGCTGCACGCCCTCAGCGAGGCCGACGACGAGGGGTACGCCGCCGTGTGCGCCGCGCTGGCCCGCTTCGACGTGCGCTCCCGGCTAGGCCGGATCACCACCCCGGTGCTGGCCGTGGCCGGCTCCGAGGACGCCGCCACCCCGCCCGCGTCGCTGCGCGAGATCGCGGACGGGGTGCAGGACGGGCGGCTCGTGGTGCTCGACGGCGTCGCGCACCTCGCCCCCGCCGAGTCGCCCTTGGACGTCGCACGGCTGGTGCGCGAGCATGCTCTCGGGCCGGACCCCGAGCCAGCTGCCGGGATCGGTGACGGCGCCTTCGGCGATCTCGTCACCGTGCTGGGCGTGGACGGCATCTGGTCGCGACCCGGCCTCGATCGGCGGGACCGGACGCTCGTCGCCCTCACCGCGCTGGTGGCCGGAGGGCACGACCAGGACCTCGCCGACCACGTGCGCGAGGCACGCCGGCAGGGTCTGGGCCGCGACGAGATCGAGGAGCTGCTCGTCCACGCGGCGGTGTACTGCGGCCTCCCGCGCGCGAGCGCGGCGCTGCGCGTGGTCAGGTCGGCGTTGGCCGACGACGCGGAGGGCTGAGCCGGGGCGGGCTCAGTCCAGGTCGCCCTGCATGGCGGCGACGAAGTTCTTCTTGACCGAGCGCCACTGCTCGTCGGTCATGCCGCGCCGCCAGTACGCCGAGCAGGAGAGGTCGGCGAGGGTGACGCCGCGCTCGCGCACCAGGTGGGCACGGATGGCGCGGATCTCCTCGGCCTCGCCGTGCACGAACGCGTGCACCGACCCCTCGGGCAGCTCGGCGTCGACGACGGCGCTGACGAGCGGGCGCGGGTCCTCGGCGCTGCGGTGCACCCACTGCAGGTCGAGGTCGGCGGGGCTCTCGACCGCGATCTCGTGCTCGGGTCCGTCGCAGGCCAGCCGCACCACGGCCCGGTCGGAGGGGCGCAGCACCTCCAGCGACGCCGCGATCGCCGGCAGCGCCGACTCGTCGCCGACCAGCAGGTGCCAGTCGACGTCGGTGCGCGGGCGGTAGTCGCCGGCGGGGCCGTTGAAGACCAGCACGTCCCCGGGCTCGGCCGCGTCGGCCCACGGTCCGCCG
This Nocardioides dokdonensis FR1436 DNA region includes the following protein-coding sequences:
- a CDS encoding FKBP-type peptidyl-prolyl cis-trans isomerase, encoding MRRVFAALSVTAVLSLTACGGSGGDDEAAAPADAIAGVSVTGDFGESPEIDVTDLEVDEAVDAVVIEGDGAEVTDDSTLRYRFRIVYASDGEEVSSNYTADSPTPLEVAAQPAVLVDALVGTTLGSRVVLALSVDDLLSDEEAEQVGLRTDDDLVMVLDLVSEVAPPLEGPDGEAVSPPADAPNVVEDDGVVTGIGFDSAPKKASGELEVTTLVEGSGEPVAEGDSVTVDYLGVVYGGDEPFDESYSREPATFTLAKGSLIDGWVEGLDGVTVGSRVLLEIPAEQGYGAQGSGNIPGGATLVFVIDVLAAGA
- a CDS encoding nuclear transport factor 2 family protein; the encoded protein is MSTHRPPSAREQVVEAMAELASTLDRKDWAALEAALTPDCEGYGVTGAARVVEQVRDHLDGVGPTQHLLGNHRVALGSDGLEARVRAYARVHHVGAGSQEGQFFECLGEYDDTWVLVEGAWRLRRRWFDLQISLGSFAVLKRGD
- a CDS encoding flavin reductase family protein, encoding MVFYEPADRDRTLFPHDPFKAIVAPRPIGWISTRTADGTTNLAPYSFFNAVGDRPPMVMFSSTGMKDTASLALESGEFCWNLATLALAEQMNTTSRPLARGENEAEVAGLELLPGRMIGAPRVADSPASLECAVVHSTRLRDRHGVEVDQWLVVGEVVGVHVDPALITGDGRFDTRVAQPVMRAGYADEYFVADTMVRMARPSA
- a CDS encoding thermonuclease family protein, with the translated sequence MDVRWLPAAGVVAVLLSSCVSGGSVGAGSVVQVQEPAAAAPAPGPSGRETGEVVRIVDGDTLYLRGDGDLLDPSGTAVRLLQVDTPETVAPGMPVECWGPEASAALAELAPPGSTVTVEADRELLDRYGRTLLYVYDADGAMVNLELVRAGHGTAVLYPPNDRHIERMRAAEESARDAGRGLWSAC
- a CDS encoding alpha/beta fold hydrolase; translation: MKSRAPVTAVRLGGRPELPLLVLGPALGTTAQTLWTEAAQHLTEHFQVVAWDLPGHGTNRSPVENPFTMSELAAGVLDVVGTIGTALQAPTFHYAGDSVGGAVGLQLLLDAPDRVESATLLCTGAAIGTPESWAERIETVRASGTASLVAASASRWFGQGFLDRAPEAGSALLHALSEADDEGYAAVCAALARFDVRSRLGRITTPVLAVAGSEDAATPPASLREIADGVQDGRLVVLDGVAHLAPAESPLDVARLVREHALGPDPEPAAGIGDGAFGDLVTVLGVDGIWSRPGLDRRDRTLVALTALVAGGHDQDLADHVREARRQGLGRDEIEELLVHAAVYCGLPRASAALRVVRSALADDAEG
- a CDS encoding siderophore-interacting protein translates to MHGTVLSTEQISPVLVRVVLGGDGLDGFEESRCTDSYINAAIPPAGAEYGPVFDPRAVRDTHPPEQWPARRRYTVRRWDGERRELTIDVVVHGDGYGGPWADAAEPGDVLVFNGPAGDYRPRTDVDWHLLVGDESALPAIAASLEVLRPSDRAVVRLACDGPEHEIAVESPADLDLQWVHRSAEDPRPLVSAVVDAELPEGSVHAFVHGEAEEIRAIRAHLVRERGVTLADLSCSAYWRRGMTDEQWRSVKKNFVAAMQGDLD